GCGCGAAATAATGCGGCCGGATAAACGGAAAAACAATGAGATTCGCAAAGCGGAAATAACGCCTAACTTCACGAAAAATGCCGCCGGCTCGGCGCTTATCACAATGGGCGAGACGAAAGTTATTTGCACGGCGTCCGTTGAGGAAAAAGTGCCGCCTTTTTTGCGCGGACAGGGACAGGGCTGGCTGACTGCCGAATACGGCATGCTGCCCGGCGCGACCAATGAGCGAGTAGCCCGCGACAGGTACAAAGTGGGCGGCCGGACTATGGAGATACAGCGTTTGATCGGCCGGGCTTTGCGCGCGGCGATAGACCTGAAAAAACTCGGCGAAATAACTATCACTCTGGACTGCGATGTGATCCAGGCGGACGGCGGCACGCGCACGGCTTCGATCAGCG
Above is a window of Candidatus Margulisiibacteriota bacterium DNA encoding:
- the rph gene encoding ribonuclease PH, translating into MRPDKRKNNEIRKAEITPNFTKNAAGSALITMGETKVICTASVEEKVPPFLRGQGQGWLTAEYGMLPGATNERVARDRYKVGGRTMEIQRLIGRALRAAIDLKKLGEITITLDCDVIQADGGTRTASISGAFVALRLAVNKLLAGGKILIDPIVDSVAAVSAGIVDGEPRLDLMYLEDSAAEVDLNVIMTGSGQLVEVQGTGEHGTFTR